The genomic DNA GTCATCGAGACTCTCCTTGCTCCAGCAGGGCCCGCGCGATGACGAGCCGCTGGATCTGGTTGGTACCCTCGTAGATCTGCGTGATCTTGGCGTCGCGCATGTAGCGCTCCACCGGGAACTCGCGCGTGTAGCCGTAGCCCCCGAAGATCTGCACGGCGTCGGTGGCGACCTTCATGGCGGTGTCCGAGGCGAGGCACTTCGCCACCGAGGCCTCGAACGCGGTGGAGGCGGCGCCGCGGTCCATGAGGGCGGCGGTGTGGTGCACCGCCAGCCGGGAGACGTGCACCGCCATCGCCATGTCGGCCAGCATGAACTGGATGCCTTGGAAGGTCGCGATAGCCTGATCGAACGACTTCCGCTCCTTCGCGTAGGCCACCGCGGCGTCGAGCGCCGCCTGAGCGATGCCCACCGCCTGCGCGCCGATGGTGGGCCGCGACGCCTCGAGCGTGCGCATGGCGAGGCGGAATCCCCCGCCCTCCTCGCCGAGCCGATTCTCCACGGGAATCTCGCAGTCGGTGAAGTGCAGCGCCACCGTGGGGCTGCCGCGGATGCCGAGCTTCTTCTCGTGCTTGCCCACCGTGAAGCCGGGCGTCCCCGGCTCGACGAGGAGCGCGGTGACGCCCCGGGCGCGCTGGGCGCGATCCGTGCTGACGAACACCGTGATCACGCCCGCGTGCGAGCCGTTGGTCACCCACATCTTGGAGCCGTTGACCACGTAGCGGTCGCCCTTGCGGACCGCCGAGCACGTCATGCCCGCGGCGTCGGAGCCGGAGCCCGGCTCGGAGAGCGAGAACGCGGCGGTGATCTCGCCGGTGGCCAGGCGCGGGAGGAAGCGCTTCTTCTGCTCCGTGTTCCCGCCCAGGGCGATGGGGTAGCCGCCGAGGTTCTGCACGAGGAAGATGGTGGACGTGGCGGCGCAGGCGCGCGCGACCTCTTCCGCGGCGAGGCAATAGGCGAGCGCGCCCGCCGCGGCGCCGCCGTACTCCTCGGGGATGTGCAGGCCCATCAGGCCCTGTTCGCCCAGGAGCCGGAGCTGCTCGGCGGGATACTCCTCGGTCTCGTCCACGTGGGCGGCCCGGGGCGCGATGCGCTCCTGCGAGATCTCGCGCGCGAGCCTCTGAATCGCCCGCTGGTCGTCAGTGAGGTACCAGGCCTGGTTCATGTTTTGCGGTAATCGTAGAACCCTTTGCCGGACTTGCGGCCGAGCTGCCCGGCCATGACCATTCTCTTGAGAAGCGGCGGTGGGGCGTAGCGGGCCTCGCGGAACTCTTCGAACATCACCTCGGCCACGTACATCGTGGTGTCGAGCCCGACCAGATCGAGGAGCGTGAAGGGGCCCATCGGATAGCCGCAGCCGAGCTTCATTGCGGTGTCGATGTCCTCGAGCGTCGCCAGCCCGCCCTCATAGACGCGGATGGCGTCGAGAAGGTACGGCACGAGGAGCCGGTTCACGATGAACGCGGTGGAGTCCTTCGCGCGCACCGGCACCTTGCCCGCCGCCTGCACCCACTCATACGCCTCCGCCACCGTCTTGTCGTCGGTGAGGATGGTCTGCACCACCTCCACCAGCTTCATCAACGGCACCGGGTTGAAGAAGTGGAGGCCCAGCACCTGGGCGGGGCGCTTGGTCGCCGCCGCCATGGCGGTGACGTTGCACGAGGAGGTGTTGGAGGCGAGGAGCGCGTGAGGCGGGCAAATGGCGTCGAGCTTCGCGAAGGTCTCGTTCTTCAGCGGCTGGTTCTCGGTGATCGCCTCGATGACGAGGTCGCAGTCCTTGAACGCCGAGAAGTCCGTGGCGCCGGTGATCCGGTCGAGGATCTGCTTCTTCCCGGCTTCGTCGAGCTTGGCCTTGGCGATGAGGCCGTCGAGCGTGCGCCGGAGGCCGCCGAGCCCGCGCTCGAGGAGCTCCGGGCTGGCCTCGACCACCACCGTGCGGAACCCCGCCTGCGCCGCGACCTGGACGATGCCGGAGCCCATGAGCCCACACCCGATCACACCGACGGTCTTGATGGCCATGCTGGGCAACTCCTGTTCGACCGCGCCTGGCGCAGGCCGGCGTTGTCGGGGTCGTGCGACGCGAGCGGGCTAGCGAATGCGGCGCACGGGCGGCGGGGGAAGCAGCGCCTCGTGGTTCGGATCGTCGGGGCAGTCGTTGACCATCACCTTGACCCGCGTCTTCCCGTAGCGGATGCTGCCGTCCGGCATGCGCTCGGGCGCATCGAGCCGCGCGGCGGGGACCGGCGCGAGATCGGGCCGCAGCGACTCTCGGAGGCTCGTGTCCGCGCTCTCGGGCTCCCGGCTGTTGAGGAGCTGGAGGATGGCCGAGGGCCCGGCCACGGGAGCCTTGGCGTCCTCGGCGCGGACGGGCGCCGCGGTGGCCACGATGGCCCCCAGCAGCCCGGCGGCAAGGAGGGTGATCAGCCTCATGGGCCTAATCGTACCTGATCAGGGCCTCGATCGGATAGCCACGAAGTCGGTCCCGACCCTTGAGGAACCCCAGCTCGATCAGGAAGGAGGCCCCTACCACCTTGCCCCCCAGCCGCTCCACCAGCCGCAGGGTGGCGGCCATGGTGCCCCCCGTGGCCAGGAGATCGTCCACCACCAGCACCGTCTGGCCGGGCTGGATGGCGTCTTCGTGGATCGCCAGGACGTCGCGCCCGTACTCCAGCTCGTACTCCTCCTCGATGGTCGGTCCCGGCAGCTTGCCCCGCTTGCGCACGGGCACGAAGCCCGCCTTGAGCTCGTGGGCCAGCGCCCCGCCGAAGATGAAGCCGCGCGACTCGACTCCCACGACGATCTCGACCGGGATCGCGTGATACTTCTGGGCGAGATGGTCGATCACGGCCGCCCATGCGGGGCCATCCTTCAGCAGCGTCGTGATGTCCTTGAAGAGGATGCCCTCGGTGGGAAAGTTCTTGATATCGCGAATCTTCGAGCGGAGCTCGGTCACGTCCATCGCGGGACAGGATGTTACCCGTAGCCTGCGAAGGGTGCAAGGTGTAACCCGGCCTCAGCCGGCGGCGAGGTGCTCCCCGAGCGAGGCTAGATCGGTGACGACGAGATCGGCGTGCGCGGCGACCGGCCGGCCGCCGACCACGTAGTGCACCGCTCGCATGCCCACGGCCCGCGCCCCCTCGACGTCCGCCTCAGGATTGTCGCCGATGTGCGCGACCTCATGGGGCTCGAGGCCCAGCTCGGGCCCGAGCTTGGCCAGGGTGCGACGGAAGATCTCCGCCTCCGGCTTTCGCAGCCCCACCTCGTCCGAGAAGGTGACGACTTGGAAGTGGCGCAGCAGGCCCTCGCGCTCGAGGTACCGGCGCAGCACCATGCCCGGCGTCCGCCCGGTGTTCGAGATGACCCCCAGCCGGAGACCCTGGGCCGCCAGCGTCCGGACCGCGTCCCCCGCGCCCGGGCAAAGCGCCGGCGGCCACCGGAGGACGGGATCGGCGTAGCCGCGGAGCAGCGCGTCCATCCGCGAGCCGGTGACTCGGGCGGCCGCGCCCGGCGCCACGCAGTCGAGCACCAGGGCCACCTGCTCGGCGAAGCCGGGGTCGCGGTGGCGATTCCAGAAGCGCTCCTCGAGGAGTCCCTGGGAGCGCTCGTAGCCCTCCTCCACCTGGTCGGCGTCGACCTCGAGGCCCGACCAGCGCAGCGCCGAGTGGAGCGCCTCGAGGCGGAGCCGGCGCTGCGCCGCGAGATTCTCCGGCGCGTCCTCCGCCAAAGTCTGCCAGAAATCGAACGTGACGCCCCGGATCATGCGTGCCGCTCCAGCACCGCGATGGCCTCCGGCAGCGCCTCCAGGCCCGCGATCACGAGATCCGGCTCGGGTGGGCCCGCGGCGCCCCCTGCCGCCACGACCTGCACCACGCGAAGCCCCGCGTTGCGGGCGCCCTCGACGTCCAGCCGCGAGTCGTCGCCCACGTGGGCGGCCTCTCCGGGCGGCACGCCGAGGGCGTCCAAAGTGAGCCGGAAGATCTCGGCGGCGGGCTTTCGCACCCCGACCTCATCGGAGAACGTCAGGTGATGGAAGCAGGACAGGAGGCCGTGCCCCTCGAGAATGCGGCGCAGGGCGCGGCCGGGCGTCCGCATGGTATTCGACACCACCCCCAGCCGAAGCCCGCGCCCGGCCAGGGTCTGCAGCGCCCCGCGCGCGCCGGTGTCCGCCCGCGGCGGGACCAGCAGCGCGGGCGCGGCGTAGGCCTCGATCAGCGCCTCCATCGTCGCTTCGGCCACCCGGGCGGAGAGGCCGGGTTCGGCCCCTTCGAGAATGGACGCCACGTGGCGGACGACGGGGATGTCGCGATTGTCCGACCACACCCAGGTCAGCTCGCGCGCGGAGTGCTCGTAGCCGCGACCGAGGTCTTTCGGCGTCACGCGGAATCCCGCCCGGGTGAGGATGGCCTCGAAGTCGGCGAGGCGCCGCTCGCGATACCGATCGTCGGCACGCGGGCCCTCGAAGACGAGCGTGCCCCAGAAGTCCACGGTGACGGCACGGATCGGCCGGGGCACGGGGGCGCGGGCGCCGCTCAGGCGAAGCGGGGCTTCCGCTTCTCCAGATAGGCGCTGAGCGCCTCGCGGGGCTCGCCGGTGGTGTAGGACTGTGCGAAGGCGTGGATGCCGGACTCGATGGCGGTGCGAAGGTCCGTGTTCCGCCACCGGATGATCAGCTCCTTCTGCAGCCGCACCGCGCTGGGCGCGCACTCGAGGATGGACGCGGCGAGCTCGCGCGTGGCGGGCTCGAGCGCCTCCGGCGCCACTGCGCGGTTGACCAGCCCCCACTGCAGCGCCTGCGCGCCGGTGACCGGCGCGCCCACCAGCAACAGCTCCGCGGCGCGCCCCGGGCCCACCAGCGCAGGCAGGAGCGCCGCCTCGATCACCGAGGGAATGCCCACGCGGATCTCGGGAAGGCCGAGCAGCGCCGTGGTCGTGGCCACGCGCAGGTCGCAGGCCATCGCCAGCTCGAACCCGGCACCGAGACAGGCGCCGTTGATCATGGCGATGGTCGCGAAGGGCGCCTCGTGCACGGCGTGAATGGCCTCGTGGAGCCCGCTGATCAGCGCCTTCGCGCTCGTGGGATCCAGATCGCGCAGCACCTGGATCTGCATGCCCGCGGTCATCGCCCGCCCCGCTCCGGTGATCACGGCGACGCGCACGTCGGGCTCGCGCGCGAGCCCGACGAACGTGTCGCGCAGCCCGCGGATGATGCCGGGCTCGAGGAGGTTCAGGGGCGGCCGGTCGAGCGTCACCCAGGCGCAGCCGTCCTCCTGCTCGACCCGGACACGGCCGTCCATCAGTAGCGCGGCATCCCGCGGTCCACCGAGCGCGCCCACTGATCGATGCCGCCGGAGAGGTTCCAGACCCGGCCGAAGCCGAGCTGGGCGAGATAGTCCGCCACCGCCGCGCTCCGCACGCCGTGATGGCAGATCACCACGATCTCGTCCTTGGGGTCGAGCTCGTCCGTGCGGTGCTCCAGCTCCTCCATGGGGATGTGCATCGCGTTGTCGATGCGGGCGAGCGCCGTCTCCCAATTGTCGCGGATGTCGAGCAACACTACCGGCTCGCGCGCATCCAGCCGTTTCTTGAGATCGGCGGGCTTGATGTCCCGGGCCATCGCAATCGCCTCCTCGGGGGGGATGTTGCGCTCACCATACCACTAGTCCGCGGGCAGCAGGACGGAGGTCTCCGGGGAGACCTCGATCTTCACGCGGTCGCCGTGCTTGAAGCCGCGGCCGGCCAGCGCGGACGTGAGCATCTCCACCCGCACGACCGCGCCGGGAATCGCGACGTCGTAGAGGGCGCGGCCGCCCTCGAAGACGTAGCTCTGCACGGTGCCGGGAATGCCGCCCGGCACGAGCGCCGCCTCGTCGATGCGCAGGGCCTCGGGCCGCAGGCAGAGGAGCCCACGCGCTCCCAGCGTCCACGGGTGTCCGCCGTGGCCTACCGGCACGCGCGCGCCTCCGTCGGTCTCCACGACCACGCCCATCTCGCGAAGCTCGACCACGCGCACGGCCACGAGGTTGACCCCGCCCACGAGCTCGGCCACCGCCCGGCGGCGCGGGCGCCAGTAGACGTCCTCGGGCTTGCCTTCCTGGACGATGCGGCCGCCCACGAGCACCGCGATGCGCGTGGAGAGCGCGAGCGCCTCGGCGCCATCGCGCGTGGCGTAGATCGTGGTGATGGCGGCCTCCTTGAGCAGGCGCGCGAGCTCGAGGCGCGCCGGCCCGCGTCGCGGCGCCTCCAGCGCGGCGACCGGCTCGTCGAGCAGGAGCAGCCGCGGCTCGGTGGCCAGCGCCCGCGCGAGCGCGGCGCGCAGGGGCTCGAGGTCGCGCAGGTCGCCCGGGCGCCGGTCGGCGAAGCCCGCGAGCCCGACGCGGCCGAGCGCTCGGGCGACCTGCCCGGCGAGCGCGGCGCCGCGCGCGCCCCGCTGGCGCAGACCGAAGCCCACGTTCTCGCCCACCGTCATGTGCGGCCAGAGCGCGTAGTTCGCGACGCCTCCGAAGACCATCCCGATGTTCCGCTCCCACGTCGGCACGGCGTCGATGGGGACGTCGTCCACCACGATGCGCCCGGCGTCCGGCCGCTCGAACCCGGCGAGCAACCGGAGCAGCGTGGTCTTCCCGCTGCCCGGCGATCCCAGCAGCGTGTAGATCTCACCGGGAAGCACGAACAGCGATACGTCGTCGACCGTCCAGCCGCCGCGGGCGCGCTTGCCCACGCCCTCCATGCGGACCTCGGAGAGACGGACCAGCGCCTCGCCGCTCATGCCGCGATCGCGTCCGCGGCGCCGCCCCGGCCGCGGAACGCGCGCCGGAGCAGCGGCACCACCGCCAGGCCGAAGGCCGCGAACAGCACGAAGACGGTCCACATCGGCGCCATCGTCAGCACGGTCGTGGCGAAGACCGGACCGAGAAAGGCCGCGCCGATGCGCGAGGAATTGACGAAGCCGATCGCGGTGCCGGAGGAGCGCTGCGCGATCGCCGCGACGGAAAGCGGGAAGATCGGCGCGATGCAGAGCACCTGGAGGAAGCGCAGGGCTCCAAAGCTCCACACCTCGGGCGCCAGGGCCTGGGCGGCGAGGAGTACCGAGGAGAGGGCCAGGAACCAGACAATGGCCCGCAGATCGCCCACCAGCTCGCCGAGGCGCGGGGCGACCAGCGAGCCCACCGCGGCGGCGAGCCCGGTCACGAAGATGACGAGGCCGCCGGTTTCCAGGGTGTCCGCGGGCGCGACGCCCAGCGGAGGAAGAACCTGTGGAAGGATCGCAGTGAGGAAGAAGATCTGCGTGGAGGCCGCGAGCACGAGGAGGCAGACGGTCGCGACCTCGAAGATGGAGGTCGTCCCCTTCCGCGTCTCCGCCGCCGCGGGCGCGGCGCCGCCGGGCACGCCGAAACCCACGAGCACGCAGCAGCCCCACAGCAGCGTGCCACCGAGGAGGAACGACTCCGTGAAGCCCATGCGCGCGGCGGAGAAGGCGCCCACCGGCGGGCCCAGCACTTGACCCAGCGTCATCCCCGACTGGATGGCGGAAATGTCACGCCGTACGTCGCCCCCCGTGCGCCGGCCCGCCATGATGAAGGCGAACGTGGACGAGGCGCCCATGAGCCCCAGGAAGACGCGTGCGCCCAGCATCTGCGGCAACGTGCGGGCCATGGCCATCAGGAAGAAGCCCGCGCCTTGGAGGAGCTGCACCAGCATGTAGAAGCCCTTGGGATCGCCGCGGCCGGCGAGGCGCCCGGAGAGCGGCGCCGTCACCACCGTGATCAGCGAGCTGATGCCGAGGATCCACCCCGTCCACCGGATCGTGGACACCTCGTCGAGCGTGCTGATCCGGTGGATGTAGAAGGGCAGGCTCACGAAGACGAACGACCACGCGAAGCTGCCCACGAACATCGCGAGGGGAATCGTCCAGCGCGCGCGGAACGCGCGGGTGACGCCTCCCGGGCCCTTCACTCGTACACGATCACGCTACGCTTCACGTCCCCCTGGAGCATGAGCTCGAACGCCTGATTGAGCTCGGCGAGGGGCAGCCGACGGCTGATCAGCTCGTCCAACTTGTACGTGCCCGCCTTGTAGAGATCGAGGAGGAGCGGCACGTCCGTACGCTGATGCCCGCCGCCGAACGAGGTCCCGGTGAGGATGCGCTGCTGGAGGAACATGGTGGGATCGATGGACAGCCGCGTGCCGGAGGGGCACACCCCCACCACCACCGCCATGCCCCCGCGGTGCGTGCTGGCCAGCGCTTGCTCGATCGTCTTCTGCGTGCCGACCACCTCGAACGCGTAGTCCACGCCGCCCCGCCCGGCGATCTCGACCACGCGGGCGACCGGATCCTCGCGGGAGGCGTCGACGAGGTGGGTCGCGCCGAACTCCTCCGCCCAGCCCAGCTTCTTGCGCGAGAGATCGACGGCGATGACCTTCCCCGCCCCCACGAGGCGCGCGGCCTGTATGGTGTTGAGGCCCACGCCGCCGCAGCCGAACACCGCCACGCTCGCCCCCGCCGGCACCTTCGCGGCATTGAGCACGGGCCCCGCCCCCGCGAGCACCCCGCAGCTCACGAGGCACGCCACGTCGAGGGGCACGTCGCGGCGGATGGGGATCACGCTCTCCTCCATCAGTACGCCGTGCGTCGCGTAGCCGGCCACGCCGAGGAAATGGTGCAGCGGCTGCCCGCGCTTGCGGAGCCGCGTCGTCCCGTCGAGCAGGAACCAGCGCGGCTTGTCGCGCAGCGCGCAGAGGGTGGGCCGGCCGTTGGCGCAGTACCAGCATTTGCCGCACGACGGGATGTAGCTCGAGCACACGTGATCGCCCACCTGCACCGACTCCACCCCCGGCCCCACCGCCTCCACCACCCCGGAGGCCTCGTGGCCGAGCACCACCGGGAGCGGGTGCGGGTAGTCTCCGTTCACCACGTGGTAGTCGCTGTGGCAGACCCCGTTGGCGGCGAAGCGCACGCGCACCTCGTGGGGGCCGGGCTCGAGGAGCTCGACCGTCTCCACCACCAGGGGCTTCTTCACGTCGTAGAGCACCGCCGCCGTCGTGTTCATGGCCGTCCCTCACCGCAGCATGCAGAAGCCCTGCGCCTCGATGCCGAGCGCCGGATTGAACTTCGAGCGGAAGTTCTCCAGCGCCACCGCTGCCGCCAGCTCCACGATCTGCGCCTCGCTAAAGTGTCCCCGCAGCCGCGCGTGGAGGGCGTCGGTCACGCGCTCGCCGGTGATCGTCATCGCCTCCGCGTATTCCAGCGCGTCCCGCTCCATCGGCGAGAACAGCGCGCTGTCCCGCCAGCGCGGCACCTCCTGCACCTTCTCCTCGCTCGCCCCCGCCTGCATCCCCCTGGATGCGTTGATGTCGATTCAGAAGGGACAGCCGTTGATCAGGGCGACGCGGAGATAGACGAGCGGCAGCAGTCCCTTCGGCAGGAGCCCCGATCGGTCCACCGCCGCGGCCAGCCGCTTGGCCGCCTGCAGGATGCCCGGCGTGTGGCCGAGGACCTTGCTGGTGTTGAGCACATAGCCGAAGGTCTCGCGCTCCTTGCCGAAGATCTCCTGGAGGATCGGGTCGCCTCCGTCGTCCTCGATCTCGCGCACGCGCGGCATGCCGCTCCTCCTCTCGCTTCTCAGGCCACACGCGCGAGCAGCGCGCGGACGCGCGCCACCGTGTCGGCGGGCTCGAAGGGCTTGGCGATGAAATCGTCGGCGCCGAGCTCGGCGGCGCGGGCGCGACCCGCGTCGTCGGCGTTCGCGGTGAGCATGATCACGGGCAGCCGCGCCGTCGCCGGCGCCTCGCGGAGGCGGCGGAGGGTCTCGAAGCCGTCGGGGGCAGGCATGACCACGTCCAGGATGATCAGGTCGGCGGGCGCCTCTGCCAGCCGCGCCAGCGCTGCCCGTCCGCCATTGACCGCGGCCGCGTCGAAGCCGGCGGCGTGAAGAATCATGGCGAGGATTCGGCCGATCTCCGGCTCGTCGTCGACGATCAACACTCGTTTGCGGTTCTGGATCCCGTCATCCATTTATCCGCTCGCCTCGCCTTCGGCTCGCCAAGCAACTGCCCCCGGACCGCCGTCTCAAGCGTGCGGCTCGCCAACCAACTGCCCCGGACATTACGTTCAGGCAAAATAGCTCGGCATGATCTCGCGGAAGAGGGCGAGGAGGCCGCCCTCGCGCGCGGCGGGGGCGACGCGGTCGGCGCGCGCGCGCACCCCGTCGGGCGCGCTCGGCATGGCCACGCCGAGGCCCGCGGCGTCGATCATCTCGAGGTCGTTCTCCTGGTCGCCCACCGCGATGGTCCGCTCCAGCGACACGCCGAGATGCTCGCAGAGATGCCGCAGCGCCACGCCCTTGGACGCCGCGGCCGGGATCATCTCGAGATAGTCGGTGCGGGTCATGACCAGGCGGGCGTCGGGCTGCGCCACCGGCTCGAGCTCGCCGCGCACCACCGGCAGCGTCGCGGGGTGGCCGATGAAGAGGCTCTTCACGAAGCCGCCCAGCCGGAGGAAATCCAGCGGGTCCGGCATCGTCTCGAGGCGGATCTGCTGCTCTCCCGCGTACTCGAGCACGGGAAAGGTCTCCTCGAGGCAGTAGAGCCGGTCGTCCCTGTAGAACAGAGGATGCACCGGCGCATTCGCGAAGATCTCGTAGGCGCGCGCGAGAATGCCGCGCGGCAGCGT from Candidatus Methylomirabilota bacterium includes the following:
- a CDS encoding HAD family hydrolase codes for the protein MPRPIRAVTVDFWGTLVFEGPRADDRYRERRLADFEAILTRAGFRVTPKDLGRGYEHSARELTWVWSDNRDIPVVRHVASILEGAEPGLSARVAEATMEALIEAYAAPALLVPPRADTGARGALQTLAGRGLRLGVVSNTMRTPGRALRRILEGHGLLSCFHHLTFSDEVGVRKPAAEIFRLTLDALGVPPGEAAHVGDDSRLDVEGARNAGLRVVQVVAAGGAAGPPEPDLVIAGLEALPEAIAVLERHA
- a CDS encoding rhodanese-like domain-containing protein: MARDIKPADLKKRLDAREPVVLLDIRDNWETALARIDNAMHIPMEELEHRTDELDPKDEIVVICHHGVRSAAVADYLAQLGFGRVWNLSGGIDQWARSVDRGMPRY
- a CDS encoding Zn-dependent alcohol dehydrogenase, translating into MNTTAAVLYDVKKPLVVETVELLEPGPHEVRVRFAANGVCHSDYHVVNGDYPHPLPVVLGHEASGVVEAVGPGVESVQVGDHVCSSYIPSCGKCWYCANGRPTLCALRDKPRWFLLDGTTRLRKRGQPLHHFLGVAGYATHGVLMEESVIPIRRDVPLDVACLVSCGVLAGAGPVLNAAKVPAGASVAVFGCGGVGLNTIQAARLVGAGKVIAVDLSRKKLGWAEEFGATHLVDASREDPVARVVEIAGRGGVDYAFEVVGTQKTIEQALASTHRGGMAVVVGVCPSGTRLSIDPTMFLQQRILTGTSFGGGHQRTDVPLLLDLYKAGTYKLDELISRRLPLAELNQAFELMLQGDVKRSVIVYE
- a CDS encoding MFS transporter is translated as MKGPGGVTRAFRARWTIPLAMFVGSFAWSFVFVSLPFYIHRISTLDEVSTIRWTGWILGISSLITVVTAPLSGRLAGRGDPKGFYMLVQLLQGAGFFLMAMARTLPQMLGARVFLGLMGASSTFAFIMAGRRTGGDVRRDISAIQSGMTLGQVLGPPVGAFSAARMGFTESFLLGGTLLWGCCVLVGFGVPGGAAPAAAETRKGTTSIFEVATVCLLVLAASTQIFFLTAILPQVLPPLGVAPADTLETGGLVIFVTGLAAAVGSLVAPRLGELVGDLRAIVWFLALSSVLLAAQALAPEVWSFGALRFLQVLCIAPIFPLSVAAIAQRSSGTAIGFVNSSRIGAAFLGPVFATTVLTMAPMWTVFVLFAAFGLAVVPLLRRAFRGRGGAADAIAA
- a CDS encoding ABC transporter ATP-binding protein, which encodes MSGEALVRLSEVRMEGVGKRARGGWTVDDVSLFVLPGEIYTLLGSPGSGKTTLLRLLAGFERPDAGRIVVDDVPIDAVPTWERNIGMVFGGVANYALWPHMTVGENVGFGLRQRGARGAALAGQVARALGRVGLAGFADRRPGDLRDLEPLRAALARALATEPRLLLLDEPVAALEAPRRGPARLELARLLKEAAITTIYATRDGAEALALSTRIAVLVGGRIVQEGKPEDVYWRPRRRAVAELVGGVNLVAVRVVELREMGVVVETDGGARVPVGHGGHPWTLGARGLLCLRPEALRIDEAALVPGGIPGTVQSYVFEGGRALYDVAIPGAVVRVEMLTSALAGRGFKHGDRVKIEVSPETSVLLPAD
- a CDS encoding carboxymuconolactone decarboxylase family protein; this translates as MQAGASEEKVQEVPRWRDSALFSPMERDALEYAEAMTITGERVTDALHARLRGHFSEAQIVELAAAVALENFRSKFNPALGIEAQGFCMLR
- a CDS encoding HAD family hydrolase, giving the protein MTWDLLVCDLDGTLVGKSEPLDPALVKAFHLARERGLLISLATGRMPPGAERFRDELGITAPCIFYNGALVRDHEEGRDLFSLTLPRGILARAYEIFANAPVHPLFYRDDRLYCLEETFPVLEYAGEQQIRLETMPDPLDFLRLGGFVKSLFIGHPATLPVVRGELEPVAQPDARLVMTRTDYLEMIPAAASKGVALRHLCEHLGVSLERTIAVGDQENDLEMIDAAGLGVAMPSAPDGVRARADRVAPAAREGGLLALFREIMPSYFA
- a CDS encoding 3-hydroxybutyryl-CoA dehydrogenase, translating into MAIKTVGVIGCGLMGSGIVQVAAQAGFRTVVVEASPELLERGLGGLRRTLDGLIAKAKLDEAGKKQILDRITGATDFSAFKDCDLVIEAITENQPLKNETFAKLDAICPPHALLASNTSSCNVTAMAAATKRPAQVLGLHFFNPVPLMKLVEVVQTILTDDKTVAEAYEWVQAAGKVPVRAKDSTAFIVNRLLVPYLLDAIRVYEGGLATLEDIDTAMKLGCGYPMGPFTLLDLVGLDTTMYVAEVMFEEFREARYAPPPLLKRMVMAGQLGRKSGKGFYDYRKT
- a CDS encoding enoyl-CoA hydratase-related protein gives rise to the protein MDGRVRVEQEDGCAWVTLDRPPLNLLEPGIIRGLRDTFVGLAREPDVRVAVITGAGRAMTAGMQIQVLRDLDPTSAKALISGLHEAIHAVHEAPFATIAMINGACLGAGFELAMACDLRVATTTALLGLPEIRVGIPSVIEAALLPALVGPGRAAELLLVGAPVTGAQALQWGLVNRAVAPEALEPATRELAASILECAPSAVRLQKELIIRWRNTDLRTAIESGIHAFAQSYTTGEPREALSAYLEKRKPRFA
- a CDS encoding acyl-CoA dehydrogenase family protein, which gives rise to MNQAWYLTDDQRAIQRLAREISQERIAPRAAHVDETEEYPAEQLRLLGEQGLMGLHIPEEYGGAAAGALAYCLAAEEVARACAATSTIFLVQNLGGYPIALGGNTEQKKRFLPRLATGEITAAFSLSEPGSGSDAAGMTCSAVRKGDRYVVNGSKMWVTNGSHAGVITVFVSTDRAQRARGVTALLVEPGTPGFTVGKHEKKLGIRGSPTVALHFTDCEIPVENRLGEEGGGFRLAMRTLEASRPTIGAQAVGIAQAALDAAVAYAKERKSFDQAIATFQGIQFMLADMAMAVHVSRLAVHHTAALMDRGAASTAFEASVAKCLASDTAMKVATDAVQIFGGYGYTREFPVERYMRDAKITQIYEGTNQIQRLVIARALLEQGESR
- a CDS encoding adenine phosphoribosyltransferase; this encodes MDVTELRSKIRDIKNFPTEGILFKDITTLLKDGPAWAAVIDHLAQKYHAIPVEIVVGVESRGFIFGGALAHELKAGFVPVRKRGKLPGPTIEEEYELEYGRDVLAIHEDAIQPGQTVLVVDDLLATGGTMAATLRLVERLGGKVVGASFLIELGFLKGRDRLRGYPIEALIRYD
- a CDS encoding response regulator transcription factor, translated to MDDGIQNRKRVLIVDDEPEIGRILAMILHAAGFDAAAVNGGRAALARLAEAPADLIILDVVMPAPDGFETLRRLREAPATARLPVIMLTANADDAGRARAAELGADDFIAKPFEPADTVARVRALLARVA
- a CDS encoding HAD family hydrolase, with amino-acid sequence MIRGVTFDFWQTLAEDAPENLAAQRRLRLEALHSALRWSGLEVDADQVEEGYERSQGLLEERFWNRHRDPGFAEQVALVLDCVAPGAAARVTGSRMDALLRGYADPVLRWPPALCPGAGDAVRTLAAQGLRLGVISNTGRTPGMVLRRYLEREGLLRHFQVVTFSDEVGLRKPEAEIFRRTLAKLGPELGLEPHEVAHIGDNPEADVEGARAVGMRAVHYVVGGRPVAAHADLVVTDLASLGEHLAAG